In Betaproteobacteria bacterium, the following proteins share a genomic window:
- a CDS encoding chemotaxis protein CheW translates to MARRTGLREFQIAVAERLRTAATRATLSSKLGFQVGGVNWFVSLHQVSEVIPLPPIVPVPLTRPWFRGVANVRGTLYSIADFSAFQGDEPTPGGTERRVILISDKLVTGAGLLVSRMLGLRNPEHFTAAERPPDAAPWVGAVFKDAAGASWHEFDLARLAKEQRFLEVGSH, encoded by the coding sequence ATGGCGCGCCGGACGGGCCTTCGCGAATTCCAGATTGCGGTCGCAGAGCGACTGCGAACGGCTGCCACTCGCGCGACCCTTTCGTCCAAGCTCGGTTTCCAGGTCGGTGGAGTGAACTGGTTCGTGTCCCTGCACCAGGTCAGCGAGGTGATTCCGCTTCCGCCCATCGTGCCGGTGCCGCTCACCCGGCCATGGTTCCGGGGGGTGGCCAACGTCCGGGGAACCCTGTACAGCATCGCCGACTTCTCCGCCTTCCAGGGGGACGAACCGACTCCCGGCGGCACCGAGAGGCGGGTGATCCTCATCTCCGACAAGCTTGTGACCGGCGCGGGACTCCTGGTCTCGCGAATGCTGGGCCTTCGTAATCCCGAACACTTCACCGCCGCCGAGCGGCCACCGGACGCGGCTCCGTGGGTGGGAGCCGTTTTCAAGGATGCGGCGGGCGCATCCTGGCATGAATTCGACCTCGCGCGGCTCGCGAAGGAACAACGTTTCCTTGAAGTTGGAAGCCACTAG
- a CDS encoding type IV pili methyl-accepting chemotaxis transducer N-terminal domain-containing protein: MAKAPPAKPKTSFADWFKKLAAPKPKAGARPASSASSTMTNLPAGGGPTSTQGASDPKKAASLAKRVSLEDFRLPLIGHLQVTSQMNILGTTALVLVVLTALMAFLDAQVRSQNATYVTVTSQMQFHTQRLAKAASLAARGQPSAFPQVQDSRDEFANFLDVLQKGGFAFGVEVPPAGSSDELKSRLQELNQRWPESSGAASAILAARNDLVQLAQNIAQIRVGSEEMAATSQELISLMTQSGSAPGQVLRANRLTVLAERLGRGSAEILGAETIDPEVPFLIGKDTNDLRDLIKALESGSEGLAILPVRDAEARGKLGDLKKQFDAFEKSVGPILRELQKLVSARQAGAQLVAGSEQLQSAVARLQEALQAEKSATVVITIFILVVLLVVLLLSMGFVFLSDTRRTAATAEMENRKNQQAILRLLNEMGDLADGDLTVKAEVTEDITGAIADSMNYTIDELRSLVTGVNSAAISVTQKTAHAQTISAELLGAAERQSKEIEETTSQVLQVSRSISEVSSTAGEGAQVAQRSLAAADKGRVAVENSILGMNDIRNQIQETSKRIKRLGESSQEIGEIVELIADITEQTNVLALNAAIQAASAGEAGRGFSVVAEEVQRLAERSGEATKQIGAIVKTIQADTQDAVAAMEKSTQGVVEGAKLSDAAGQALTEIDTVTKSLAQLIQQISQATNTQAEATNTVARNMQGILEITRQTTHGTQQTAGSIRDLSSVAQELKSSVSGFKL; the protein is encoded by the coding sequence ATGGCCAAAGCACCGCCGGCAAAACCCAAGACCTCGTTTGCGGACTGGTTCAAGAAGCTCGCTGCGCCCAAGCCGAAGGCGGGAGCCCGGCCAGCTTCGTCCGCTTCGTCCACGATGACGAACCTCCCCGCCGGCGGCGGCCCGACCTCGACCCAGGGCGCAAGCGACCCGAAAAAGGCGGCGTCCCTTGCGAAGCGCGTGAGCCTGGAGGACTTCCGGCTTCCCCTGATCGGTCACCTGCAGGTTACGTCGCAGATGAACATTCTCGGCACCACTGCCCTGGTGCTCGTGGTGCTCACCGCGCTGATGGCTTTCCTGGACGCCCAGGTGCGATCCCAGAATGCGACCTACGTGACGGTCACATCGCAGATGCAGTTCCACACGCAGCGCCTCGCCAAGGCCGCGAGCCTCGCGGCCCGGGGGCAGCCGTCGGCCTTTCCGCAGGTGCAGGACAGCCGCGACGAGTTCGCCAACTTCCTCGACGTGCTGCAGAAAGGCGGCTTCGCGTTCGGCGTTGAAGTGCCCCCGGCGGGAAGCAGCGATGAACTCAAGAGCCGGCTCCAGGAGCTGAACCAGAGGTGGCCCGAATCCTCGGGCGCGGCATCGGCCATCCTGGCTGCCCGGAACGACCTCGTCCAGCTCGCCCAGAACATCGCCCAGATCCGCGTCGGATCTGAGGAGATGGCTGCCACCTCCCAGGAACTCATCTCGCTCATGACCCAGTCGGGCTCGGCCCCCGGACAGGTGCTCCGTGCCAATCGCCTCACCGTGCTCGCCGAGCGTCTGGGCCGCGGCTCGGCCGAGATTCTCGGGGCCGAGACCATCGATCCGGAAGTGCCGTTCCTCATCGGCAAGGACACCAACGACCTGCGCGACCTCATCAAGGCACTCGAGTCGGGCAGCGAGGGGCTTGCCATCCTGCCCGTGCGCGATGCGGAAGCGCGGGGCAAGCTCGGAGACCTCAAGAAGCAGTTCGACGCCTTCGAGAAGAGCGTTGGTCCGATTCTGCGCGAGCTGCAAAAGCTCGTATCGGCGAGGCAGGCGGGCGCGCAGCTCGTCGCCGGCTCCGAGCAGCTGCAGAGCGCCGTGGCCAGGCTCCAGGAAGCGCTGCAGGCCGAGAAGTCGGCGACGGTGGTGATCACCATATTCATCCTCGTGGTTCTCCTCGTCGTCCTCCTGCTCAGCATGGGCTTCGTCTTCCTCTCCGATACCCGGCGCACCGCCGCGACGGCGGAAATGGAGAACAGGAAGAACCAGCAGGCGATTCTGCGCTTGCTCAACGAGATGGGGGACCTTGCCGACGGCGACCTCACCGTGAAGGCGGAGGTCACCGAGGACATCACCGGGGCCATCGCGGACTCGATGAACTACACCATCGACGAGCTGCGCAGCCTGGTGACCGGGGTCAACAGCGCGGCCATCTCGGTGACGCAGAAAACGGCGCACGCACAGACGATCTCCGCGGAACTCCTCGGCGCCGCGGAGCGGCAATCGAAGGAGATCGAGGAGACGACTTCGCAGGTGCTCCAGGTTTCGCGTTCGATTTCCGAGGTGTCGTCCACTGCAGGGGAAGGTGCGCAGGTCGCCCAGCGCTCCCTGGCGGCCGCCGACAAGGGCCGGGTCGCGGTGGAGAACTCCATCCTCGGCATGAACGACATCCGCAACCAGATCCAGGAGACGTCCAAGCGGATCAAGCGCCTCGGCGAGTCCTCGCAGGAGATCGGCGAGATCGTGGAACTCATTGCGGACATCACGGAGCAGACGAACGTCCTTGCGCTCAATGCCGCCATCCAGGCGGCCTCGGCCGGAGAGGCGGGCAGGGGCTTCTCGGTGGTCGCGGAGGAAGTGCAGCGCCTAGCGGAACGCTCCGGCGAGGCGACCAAGCAGATCGGCGCGATCGTGAAGACGATTCAGGCGGATACCCAGGACGCGGTCGCGGCCATGGAGAAATCGACACAGGGCGTGGTCGAGGGCGCGAAGCTCTCCGATGCCGCCGGCCAGGCCCTTACCGAGATCGATACGGTTACGAAGAGCCTTGCGCAGCTCATCCAGCAGATCTCCCAGGCAACGAACACGCAGGCCGAGGCGACGAACACCGTCGCGCGGAACATGCAGGGAATTCTCGAGATCACGCGCCAGACCACGCATGGCACGCAGCAGACCGCCGGGTCGATTCGGGACCTGTCCTCCGTGGCCCAGGAGCTGAAGAGCTCCGTATCGGGCTTCAAGCTCTAG